The Microbacterium forte sequence GGCATGGATCGGGTGGCTGATCCTGATCGCCATCTTCCTCGTGATCGAGATGCTCACTCTCGACTTCACCTTCCTGATGCTGAGCTTCGGCAGCGCAGTCGGCCTCGTCACCGATTTCCTCGGCATCCCGGTGTGGGTCCAGGTGCTGATCGCCGCGGCGGCGGCCGCACTGTTCATCCTCTTCCTGCGTCCGCCGCTGATCAAGCGTCTGCATCGCGGCGAAGACCCGACCAAGTCCAACGTCGAGGCCCTGCTGAATCTGCGAGGCACGGCCCTGCAGGACATCACCCAGATCTCCGGACAGGTGAAGCTGAGCAACGGCGACACCTGGACCGCCCGCACCGCAGGGGCCGTGCCGATCCCCCAGGGCTCACCGATCGCAGTGATCGCGATCAACGGCGCGACCGCGACCGTCCGTCCCGTCAACGACTAGGAGAACCTCTTGGACGATGCATCGTTCATCCCCGCCGCGATCGGGTGGATACTCGTCATCGCGATCATCATCTTCGTGGTGGTCACGCTGGCTCGCTCCATCCGCATCATCCCGCAGGCCACAGCCGGCGTGGTCGAGCGCCTGGGCCGCTATCACAAGACGTTGATGCCCGGACTCAACATCCTGGTGCCCTTCATCGATCGCCTCCGGCCCCTCATCGACATGCGCGAACAGGTGGTCTCGTTCCCGCCGCAGCCTGTGATCACCGAGGACAACCTCGTGGTCTCGATCGACACCGTCGTCTACTTCCAGGTGACCGACGCTCGCGCCGCGACATACGAGATCGCGAACTACCTCGGTGCGGTCGAGCAGCTCACGACGACGACCCTCCGAAACGTGGTCGGTGGCCTCAACCTCGAAGAGGCTCTGACGAGCCGCGACAACATCAACGGCCAGCTCCGCGTCGTTCTCGACGAGGCGACCGGCAAATGGGGCATCCGCGTCGGGCGAGTGGAGCTGAAGGCGATCGACCCGCCCATCTCCATCCAGGATTCGATGGAGAAGCAGATGCGCGCCGAGCGTGACCGCCGTGCGGCCATCCTCACGGCCGAGGGAACCAAGCAGTCCGCGATCCTCGAGGCGGAGGGCGCACGGCAGGCGGAGATTCTCCGCGCAGAGGGTGACAAGCAGGCGGCTGTGCTGCGCGCCCAGGGTGAGGCCGAGGCGATCCAGAATGTCTTCACCGCCATCCACCAGGGTGAGCCGGATGACAAGCTGCTGGCCTACCAGTACCTGCAGATGCTGCCGAAGATCAGCGAGGGACAGTCGAACAAGCTCTGGATCATCCCGAGCGAGCTGACCGAGGCGCTCAAGGGCATCGGCACCGCGTTCACGCCGAAGCCCGGACAGCCTCCGACGAACCACCCGGGCGCGTGACGCACCCCTACTTCGAGAAGGCAGCCCACCCCCGAGTCCTCGCTCACCGCGGTCTGATCACCACGGCGGGCGAGGACTCCGGCGTCTGGGAGAACTCGGCAGCGGCCTTCGCCGCGGCTCACGCCGCCGGCGCCGAGTACATCGAGACGGACTGCCGGATGACGGCCGACGGTGACGTCGTTCTCTTCCACGATGCGACGCTGCAGCGCCTTGCCGGCGACCCCCGACCCGTGCGGGATGTACGCACCCGTGAGCTCGCCGCGATCTTCGCCGATCACGGCGGTCTCCTCACCGTCGCCGAGGCCCTGTCGGCATTCCCGACGACGCGCTTCAACATCGATGTGAAGACCACCGAGGCCGCCGAGCCCCTCGGCCCGATTCTCGAAGATCACACGCACCGTGTGCTCGTCACCAGCTTCTCGGATTCCGACCGTCGCGCCACGATCGCATCGGTGCTCCGTGCCGGTGCCGCTCTCAGACCGGCCACATCGGGTGGCAGTCGCACCATCGCCGCAGTTCGCGCCCTCTCGGCTGTCCGCGTCTCCCCCGGCCGCGCGCTGCGCGACATCGACGTCCTCCAGATCCCCGAGCGTCACCGCGGTGTGAAGGTTCTCACTCCCCCTCTGATCAGCGCCGCGCACCGACGCGGCGTCGAGGTTCACGTGTGGACGGTGAACGACGCCGACTCCATGCGACGGCTGGTCGATGCAGGTGTCGACGGGATCGTCACGGACCGCGCGGACCTCGCGCTGGCGACGATCGGCCGCTGATCGCGCCACGCCGCCTCTACGCTGTGGCGCTGGGATTCCGCTGTGAATCGCGCCGAGATTCCGCCCGCGTGGATGAAGCGCACAGGCTGGAGCGTTATACCTGACAGCGACGAGAGGACCACACAATGGCAGATCGCAGCCTACGCGGCATCCGACTCGGCGCCCAGAGCCTACAGAGCGAAGAGGGCGTCGTTTTCATGGAGCGCCGTGAAACCACCTACATCTGTGACACCTGCGGCCATGTCACGAACCTGATGTTCTCGGCGGACGCAGAACCGCCCCAGACCTGGGAATGCCGTGCCTGCGGAGCGGACGCCCGCCTGAACGTCGACGGCCAGGCCGTCACGCTCGACGCGACCGACGAGAAGGCAGCCCGGACGCACTGGGACATGCTTCTCGAGCGTCGTACACGCGCAGAACTCGAAGAACTGCTCGAAGAGCGACTCGCCTTCATCCGCGCGCGCCGCGGTGCAGGTGAAGACCCGACCCGCGAGAAGATCGGCGCCTAGCGCCGACGGGCGCGCAACCGCCCGAAGGCCAGCGCGCCCAGCCCGCCCCACAGCAGCAGCATCTGGATCCAGGGGCCGGTGACGACACCGGCTGTCAGGCCGGAGCGAAGCTCGACATCCTCGAGCAGCGCTCCGGCCTTTCCTGCGTCGAGGCTCGATACGGTGGACCCATCCGGGCGGATGATCTGGCTCGTGCCCACCGTCGAGATGTTCACGACGCTGCGGCCGGTCTCGATCGCCCGCATCCTCGCGAATGCCAGCTGCTGCAGATTCTCGTTGGTGCCTCGGAAGTCGGCGTTGTTGGTCTGGAAGACGAGAACCTCGGCTCCTTCGGCCATTCCCTCGCTGATCACGTCGTCGTAGATGACGTCGAAGCAGATCGCCAATCCGACCCTCACGCCGTCGACATCGATGACCGGCGGGTTCGTTCCCGGGGTGTATTCGCGTTGGATGAGTCCGATCAGATCGGGCGCGAGTGCATTGAAGAAGGCACGGTCGGGCACGTACTCGCCGAAGGGAACCGGGTGCCGCTTGTCGTGCAGCTGCCCGTCCCCGCCGTCTTCCGTCCACAGCAGTGAGGTGTTGTAGAACAGGCCCTCTCGCTCCGTCGCGGCGTTGGCAAGCAGCGGCGCGCCGATTCGCGAGGTGATCGCGCTCATCCTCCGCGCCAATGAATCCGACTGGAACGGGTCGAAGTCGAGCGATCCCTCGGGCCAGACCAGCAGATCGACGTCTTCGCCGTAGAGCGGTTCGGTCGCGTCCGTCTGCGCGTCGATGAGCGAGTAGGGCTGGCGCTCGTCGAAATACCCGCTCGGCCCGTTCCCCTGCACCGCGGCGATGCGCATCGACCCGGTGACGGTCGTGGGGAACAGGGGCGTGATGAGCAGGGCCACCGTCACGATGACCGGTGCGATCAGCGCGGTCGGGCGTCGCCAGGCACGTTCGCGAATCACCTGGATGAGGAGGGCGACGAGGAACACCATCAGGAAGCTGAGACCGCTGACGCCGATCCACGAGGTGACCGGGGCCAGCGGGCTCTCGGCCTGGCTCATGCCCAGACGGGCCCACGGGAAGCCTCCGTACGGCCAGGAGCCGACGAACACCTCGCGCCCGACCCACAGCGCGGCCACGACGGCCGGAAGAAGCAGGAGGCGCGCCCAGGCGCCAGGGAAGGCTGTGGGGATCCATCGATAGGCGAGCGTGATCAGGATCAGCGCCACCGCCGTGAGGACGCCTTCGAGGACGCTCAGTGCGGCCCAGGGCAGCGGGCCGAGGTAGCGCGAGGTGAACGACACGAGCAGTCCGAAGAAGATCACCCCGTAGACCAGCCCCACCGCGAGCGCGCCTCCGACCCGACGGCCGATGAGCGCGACGAGCAGCAACGCGGTGGCCGGGAACGCCAGTGCCCACACCGCGGCATCCGGGTAGGAGAGATTCATCAGGAGCGCAGCCAGGGCCGCAACGGGAAGGGCGAGCGAAAGCGGCAGAAGAGGGCGCTGTCGCGCTGGGGAATCAGGCATCGGTCCCGTTCTCACATCGAGGAGTAGGCGACGATGCCGCGGCGCACGCCGTCGAGAGCGACGCGGGCATTGCGCGCCAGGGCGCCGTCCTCCGCGACGATCGAGAGCTGGTCGAGCAGGTCGATCGTCTGCTTGGCCCACCGGACGAAGTCGCCCGCGGCCATGTCGGCGTCGATCAGGACGCGATCGAGCATCCCGCCCCGGGCCCACGAGTGCATTGCGCCCGCGAGACCGGCAGCCAAGGGCTCGGACCCCGGAAGATGGTGATCCTTCTCGAGGTCGTCGAGCTCGGCCCAGAGAGTCGTGGTCTTCTCGTAGGCTGCGCGGAAAGCCCCTCTCGGCAGATCGCGCTCGCCCGCGTTCGCCTCGTCGCGTCGCGGCTCGTAGACGAGGCAGCAGGCCATGGCGGCGAGCGACGGAGCGTCCAGGCCGCTCCAGAGACCCTGCCGCAGGGATTCTGCGACCAGGAGATCACGCTCTCCGTAGATGCGACGCATCGTCCGACCGGCCTCGGTGAGAGTGGTCTCGTCGTTCTCGTCTCGGTGGAGGTAGTCGAGCGTCTCAAGCACCTCGACGACACGATCGAAGACGCGAGCCACCGTTCCGGTCCTCGTCTCGATCTGACGACGGATGCGGTCGTTCTGCCTCTTGAGCTTCCAGTACCGCTCCGCCCAACGGGCGTGGGCCTCGCGATCGGGGCAGCGGTGGCAGCCGTGCCGCTGCATCCGGGTGCGCAGGCTCTGGATCTGCTTCATGCGCTTGTCGCGCGATGCCCGCGGAGCGCTCGAGTCCTGACGGTTCTTCTTCTCGAGGTCGCTGAGCTCTCGGCGGATCGAGGCATAGTCCAAGAAGTCGCCGTGGTCGCAGACCATCGCCGCCTTGTAGCCGTCGAGGGATTCCTCGGCCTCACGCACCTGCCTGGCGAGTCCGACCACCGCGCGATCGGCCTGGAACTGAGCGAAGGACGATTCGAGCACCTCGCGCGCCCGCTGTTTGCCGAACAGGTCGATCAGGTTGACCGCCATGTTGTACGTCGGACGGAAACTGGAGTTGAGCGGGTAGGTGCGACGTGAGGCGAGTGCGGCGACCGCCTGCGGATCCATCCCCTCGGTCCACTGCACCACGGCGTGGCCTTCGACGTCGATGCCCCGTCGCCCGGCTCGTCCGGTGAGCTGGGTGTACTCCCCCGAGGTGATCGCCACCCGGGCCTCACCGTTGAACTTCTCCATCTTCTCGAGCACCACGGTGCGTGCGGGCATGTTGATGCCGAGCGCCAGGGTCTCGGTCGCGAACACGACCTTCACGAGCTTGCGCTTGTAGAGCTCCTCGACGACCTCTTTGAA is a genomic window containing:
- a CDS encoding NfeD family protein, which codes for MDNFATFVQFIDQWAWIGWLILIAIFLVIEMLTLDFTFLMLSFGSAVGLVTDFLGIPVWVQVLIAAAAAALFILFLRPPLIKRLHRGEDPTKSNVEALLNLRGTALQDITQISGQVKLSNGDTWTARTAGAVPIPQGSPIAVIAINGATATVRPVND
- a CDS encoding SPFH domain-containing protein gives rise to the protein MDDASFIPAAIGWILVIAIIIFVVVTLARSIRIIPQATAGVVERLGRYHKTLMPGLNILVPFIDRLRPLIDMREQVVSFPPQPVITEDNLVVSIDTVVYFQVTDARAATYEIANYLGAVEQLTTTTLRNVVGGLNLEEALTSRDNINGQLRVVLDEATGKWGIRVGRVELKAIDPPISIQDSMEKQMRAERDRRAAILTAEGTKQSAILEAEGARQAEILRAEGDKQAAVLRAQGEAEAIQNVFTAIHQGEPDDKLLAYQYLQMLPKISEGQSNKLWIIPSELTEALKGIGTAFTPKPGQPPTNHPGA
- a CDS encoding glycerophosphodiester phosphodiesterase family protein, whose protein sequence is MTHPYFEKAAHPRVLAHRGLITTAGEDSGVWENSAAAFAAAHAAGAEYIETDCRMTADGDVVLFHDATLQRLAGDPRPVRDVRTRELAAIFADHGGLLTVAEALSAFPTTRFNIDVKTTEAAEPLGPILEDHTHRVLVTSFSDSDRRATIASVLRAGAALRPATSGGSRTIAAVRALSAVRVSPGRALRDIDVLQIPERHRGVKVLTPPLISAAHRRGVEVHVWTVNDADSMRRLVDAGVDGIVTDRADLALATIGR
- a CDS encoding RNA polymerase-binding protein RbpA, coding for MADRSLRGIRLGAQSLQSEEGVVFMERRETTYICDTCGHVTNLMFSADAEPPQTWECRACGADARLNVDGQAVTLDATDEKAARTHWDMLLERRTRAELEELLEERLAFIRARRGAGEDPTREKIGA
- the lnt gene encoding apolipoprotein N-acyltransferase, whose protein sequence is MPDSPARQRPLLPLSLALPVAALAALLMNLSYPDAAVWALAFPATALLLVALIGRRVGGALAVGLVYGVIFFGLLVSFTSRYLGPLPWAALSVLEGVLTAVALILITLAYRWIPTAFPGAWARLLLLPAVVAALWVGREVFVGSWPYGGFPWARLGMSQAESPLAPVTSWIGVSGLSFLMVFLVALLIQVIRERAWRRPTALIAPVIVTVALLITPLFPTTVTGSMRIAAVQGNGPSGYFDERQPYSLIDAQTDATEPLYGEDVDLLVWPEGSLDFDPFQSDSLARRMSAITSRIGAPLLANAATEREGLFYNTSLLWTEDGGDGQLHDKRHPVPFGEYVPDRAFFNALAPDLIGLIQREYTPGTNPPVIDVDGVRVGLAICFDVIYDDVISEGMAEGAEVLVFQTNNADFRGTNENLQQLAFARMRAIETGRSVVNISTVGTSQIIRPDGSTVSSLDAGKAGALLEDVELRSGLTAGVVTGPWIQMLLLWGGLGALAFGRLRARRR
- a CDS encoding DEAD/DEAH box helicase is translated as MSSPAERYAAAREAAGHPATVAFAANQKFELDPFQIEGCHALEDGSSVLVAAPTGAGKTIVGEFAIHLAMQTPRDKAFYTTPMKALSNQKFRELVDVYGADDVGLLTGDTNINGNARIVVMTTEVLRNMIYADSAALRDLRYVVMDEVHYLADRFRGAVWEEVIIHLPQQVRLVSLSATVSNAEEFGDWLDTVRGNTEVIVSEIRPVPLEQHVLVRDDLLPLFDDRAGIATALVNQELMRIRSSTGSNYDNNREAQSYRSNRHAGRQAQRPPRGGRRAVRSANVQRIERMDRPDVVRLLEAANLLPAIFFIFSRVGCDAAVQQVRRSGVRLTSTEERAEIRAIVEDRTRTLQDEDLGVLGYWDWLENLERGVAAHHAGLLPAFKEVVEELYKRKLVKVVFATETLALGINMPARTVVLEKMEKFNGEARVAITSGEYTQLTGRAGRRGIDVEGHAVVQWTEGMDPQAVAALASRRTYPLNSSFRPTYNMAVNLIDLFGKQRAREVLESSFAQFQADRAVVGLARQVREAEESLDGYKAAMVCDHGDFLDYASIRRELSDLEKKNRQDSSAPRASRDKRMKQIQSLRTRMQRHGCHRCPDREAHARWAERYWKLKRQNDRIRRQIETRTGTVARVFDRVVEVLETLDYLHRDENDETTLTEAGRTMRRIYGERDLLVAESLRQGLWSGLDAPSLAAMACCLVYEPRRDEANAGERDLPRGAFRAAYEKTTTLWAELDDLEKDHHLPGSEPLAAGLAGAMHSWARGGMLDRVLIDADMAAGDFVRWAKQTIDLLDQLSIVAEDGALARNARVALDGVRRGIVAYSSM